GGTTTCCGATGCCAGCGGTATGCAGCTTATGGACATACCAGGCCGCAAGTGGAGCGATGAAGTGCTCACAAAGCTTGAGATAGATAAAGGAATGTTAGGAAAGCTTTATGAGTCCCAAGAAGTTACAGGAACAGTAAATAAAGAAGCTTCATCCCTTACAGGACTAAAAGAAGGAACCATAGTAGTAGGCGGAGCCGGTGACCAGGCTGCCGGAGCTGTTGGAAATGGTATTGTAAAACCGGGAGTAGTTTCTTCAACTATAGGAACGTCCGGTGTCGTATTCGCATTCTCACAAAATGTAAGCATAGATCCAAAGGGCAGGGTTCATACATTCTGTCATGCAGTGCCCAACACATGGCATATAATGGGTGTTACTCAGGGTGCAGGGCTTTCTTTAAAGTGGTTCCGTGATAACTTTTGCATAGAAGAAAAGAGAACTGCAGAGCTAATGGGAATTGATCCATACATGCTCATGGACAAGGAAGCTGAAAAAGTTGCTGCAGGCTGCAGCGGTCTTATTTATCTGCCATACCTCATGGGTGAAAGAACGCCACACCTTGACCCTAATGCAAAAGGCGTATTCTTCGGTCTGTCAGCAAAGCATGAAAAACCGGATATGGTAAGAGCGGTAATGGAAGGCGTTGTATACAGCCTGAAGGACTGTCTTGAAATCATAAGGGAAATGGGAGTAAATGTTTCAGAGGTAAGAGCGTCAGGAGGCGGTGGAAAGAGCCCACTATGGAGACAGATGCAGTCGGATGTATTCGGCACAGAAATTACTACCATAAATTCAAGTGAAGGACCGGCACTTGGTGTTGCTCTTCTTGCAGGGGTTGGTGCAGGCATTTACAACAGCGTTACAGAAGCATGTGACAAAGTAATAAGTGTCAAGACAAGACAGCAAGCTGATATGGGACTTAACAGCAGGTACAATAAATTTTACGATATATACAAACGCCTGTATATCTCATTGAAAAAGGATTTTGCAGATCTTTCATCCATACTGTGATGCATGTGTTTGTACATTAAAAGTGCTAATAAATAGGTTTATCACTTTTAATTCAGATCCGAAAAGGAGTAGATAATGACAGGGAAGATAGTAGGCAATAACAGATTTCTCAAGGAGTTTAATCAGACAGCAATCCTGGACATGATAAGGGTTCACAAAGCAATTTCCAGGGCTGAATTGTCCAAACTCACTGGGTTGTCACCCACAGCAATAGGCAGCATCGTATCGGAGCTACTGGAAATGGGTTATATTTCCGAAAGCGGCATAGGAGAATCAAAGGGTGGCAGGAGGCCTGTTTTAATCGAACTTAAGCCAAAATCCTTTTACACCATTGGAATAGACATGGATGTAAATTACATAAATTTTGTTTTAATGGATATCACCAGTTGGATTATTGAAGAAAGAACACTGGGAATGCCAAAATCCCTAGTTTTCAAGAATGTGATGAAGGTTATTCGCGGTGAAATCAAAAAGATTTTGAAAGATTATGGCATAACCACAGAAAGGCTTTTGGGAATTGGTATGTCGGTGCCCGGCATGGTGGATAGCAGGGACTTAAAAATCATTTTTGCACCCAACATGGGGTGGGAAGACATAGATGTTAAGGACCAGTTCGAGGATTTCTCAGATATAAAAGTCTATGTTGAAAACGAAGCAATGGCATCTGCAATAAGCGAAAACTGGATTGGTACCTGTCAGGGAATAAGTAATTTCGTTTGTGTAAATATTAAATCCGGTATAGGTTCTGGTATATTTATTGACGGTAAACCCTACCGCGGCACAAGCGGAATAACCGGAGAGGTTGGCCACATGGTTGTTGATTCCAATGGTTCAAAGTGCAGATGTGGAAATTATGGATGCCTTGAAACAATTGCATCTACAACGCATATGGTTGACCAGGCAAAAAGATTGGTTAAATCAGGTATTGCTTCAAAGCTTAACGATATATCGGATGTTGAAGATTTAAGTCCCAAATCCATTATCGACTGTGCTAGAGAGGGAGATGAAGTATCCAGGAATATCCTTCTTGAATCGGCAAGATACCTTGGACTGGCAATTTCAAGCATTGTCAACATCCTAAGCCCTCAAAAAGTTGTTTTGGGCAAAGATTTTGTCCATTATTCGGATATCGTACTTGACCATATGAAAGAGATTGTAATGTGCAAGGCTTTAAAGCAAACATCTAAGGATGTTGAGATAACCGAATCCAAGCTGGGTGAAAGAGCTTCAGTGCTTGGTTCGGCTATAATACCACTTAAGGTTTTCTTTGGGAAATAAACACAAGTGTTTAATTCATAAAATATTTAAGGAGGAAAAAATATGGCAGAATTTTTTAGTAATGTATCAAAGATCCAATACGAAGGCAAAGGATCCGACAATCCATTGGCATTTAAGTACTATAACCCTGATGAAGTTATAGGCGGCAAAACAATGAAGGATCACTTAAGGTTTGCAGTTGCTTACTGGCATACTTTCCAGGGAACAGGATCAGATCCCTTTGGACCTGGAACAGCAGTAAGACCTTGGGATAATATATCTGACCCTATGGAGCTTGCAAAGGCTAAAGTTGCTGCTAACTTTGAGCTTTGTGAAAAATTAGGTGTACCATTCTACTGTTTCCATGACAGAGATATTGCTCCTGAAGCTTCAACTCTTAGAGAAACAAATAAGAGACTTGATGAAATTGTTGTCCTCATGAAGGAATACATGAAAACAAGCAGCGTAAAACTTCTATGGGGTACAACAAACGCTTTCAGTAACCCAAGGTTCGTTCACGGTGCTTCCACATCACCAAACGCTGATGTATTTGCATACGCAGCTGCTCAGGTTAAAAAAGCTATGGAAATAACTTTAGAGCTTGGCGGTCAGAACTATGTTTTCTGGGGCGGCAGGGAAGGTTATGAAACTTTACTTAACACCGACATGAAGCTTGAGCTTGACAATATGGGAAGATTCTTAAGAATGGCTGTTGACTATGCTAAGGAAATTGGCTTTAAGGGACAGTTCCTCATCGAGCCAAAGCCGAAGGAACCTACAAAGCATCAGTATGACTTCGATACAGCTACAGTTGTCGGTTTCTTGAGAGCTCACGGCCTCGAAAACGACTTCAAGATGAACATAGAAGCAAACCATGCTACACTCGCTGCTCATACCTTCCAGCATGAAGTCCATACTGCAAGAGTAAATGGTGTATTCGGAAGCATAGATGCAAACCAGGGTGACCTTCTCTTAGGATGGGATACAGACCAATTCCCTACAAATATTTACGATACAACTCTTTGTATGTATGAAGTGCTAAAAGCAGGCGGCTTTACAACCGGTGGTTTGAACTTCGACTCCAAGGTTAGAAGAGGTTCATTTGAGCCAATCGACTTGTTCTATGCACATATAGCTGGTATGGATGCATTTGCTAAGGGTCTCAAAATTGCACACAAAATGGTTTCGGATGGTAAGTTTGAAAAGGTTGTTGAAGACCGTTATGCAAGCTTCAAGAGCGGTATCGGAAGTGATATCGTAAACGGCAAAGTTGGCTTTAAGGAGCTTGAAAAATATGTGCTGGATCTTGGTGAAGTTAAGAATGTATCAGGCAGGCAGGAAGTACTCGAAAGCATGTTAAACAAGTACATCCTGGAAGATTAATTTATTTGAAGGACAGTTTTTATGAATATTATTAGAGAGAAATTTTGTGACGATCATGACCAACATGAAATATATATATATACGCTGACTAACAGCAATGGCATGAAAGTCAAAATTACCAACTTTGGGGGTATCGTAATTTCCATTTTTGTTCCAGACAAATATGGAAATTATGAGGATGTTGCTCTGGGTTATGAAAGGCTTCAGGATTATTATGAGAACAAACCATTTTTTGGTGCAATAATTGGAAGGCACGCAAACAGGATTGAAGATTCATGCTTTGAGATTTCGGGTGTAGAGTACCATGTTGAGAAAAATGAGGGTGATAATCATTTGCATGGCGGTACAAAAGGATTTCATAAGGTTATCTGGGATGCAAAAATAGTTGAGAAGAATGATATAGAGTGTTTACAGCTTACTTATCTAAGCAAGGATGGGGAAGAGAATTACCCTGGCAACCTTACGGTTACAGTAACTTATTCCCTTACCTATGACAATGCTCTTAAAATTGACTACCATGCTGTTTCAGACAGGGACACTGTGATAAATCTTACAAACCATGCATACTTTAATCTTTCAGGACATGGGGCAGGGGATATCACAAAACACCATCTGAAGATCTATGCCGATAAGTTTACACCAATAAATGAAGAGTGCCTGCCTACAGGAGAAATTAGAGAAGTAAAAGGCACTCCATTGAATTTTACAACAATGAAGCCAATTAGTTCAGGAATATCCAGTGATGACATCCAAATTAAGTACGGCGAAGGTTATGATCATAATTATATTTTAGATATTTCTGAAGAAAAGCTTAAGCTTGCAGCTGAAGTATATGATCCTGAGAGCGGAAGATTTATGGAGGTTCATACTACAAAGCCTGGGATACAGTTTTATTCAGGAAACAATCTTGTTGACGTAGGTGCAGGGAAGGGTAATATTCAATACAAAAAACGAGGTGGTCTATGCCTCGAAACACAATATTTCCCCAACTCATTAAAACACAAGCACTTTCCGTCACCTGTATTTAGTGCCGGTCAGGAGTACAAACACACAACAATATATAAATTCCTGACAATTTAAATTTTTTTATTTTTTATTTAATAGATTGTTCTAAGATTATTTGTTTGCATTATTTTGTTTAGATTATTTATTTAGATTATTTATTTAGATTATTTATTTTTGATTAGAGTAAGAATGGAATTGTAAGGCGTATAGACATATAGAAAATAGCAGGCTTTCACTTAGGAAAGTCTGCTATTTTAAATGTATGAAAATTGTATTGAAGTAAAAATGAAATTATGATATTATTATCCCAAAAAAGAGTATAAATATTTCGGTTGGGTAAACAATAAGTTTACTTTCAAGACATTTGGCTTCTGGGGTGGGAAGCTCGTTTAACGAGATTCTTACCCTTTTTATGTCGTGAGAAATTATGGTGTATACACCATAATTTCTCACGACAACGATCAGGGTTGCAAAATCTCTTCGTGATTTTGTTATATTGACTTATTATTTTATTAAGAAGGAGGCTTTCAAATTTGAATTCATTTGGTAAGGTCATTTTAAAAAATTTCTTGGGCAAGTCCCCTC
The Pseudobacteroides sp. genome window above contains:
- the xylA gene encoding xylose isomerase → MAEFFSNVSKIQYEGKGSDNPLAFKYYNPDEVIGGKTMKDHLRFAVAYWHTFQGTGSDPFGPGTAVRPWDNISDPMELAKAKVAANFELCEKLGVPFYCFHDRDIAPEASTLRETNKRLDEIVVLMKEYMKTSSVKLLWGTTNAFSNPRFVHGASTSPNADVFAYAAAQVKKAMEITLELGGQNYVFWGGREGYETLLNTDMKLELDNMGRFLRMAVDYAKEIGFKGQFLIEPKPKEPTKHQYDFDTATVVGFLRAHGLENDFKMNIEANHATLAAHTFQHEVHTARVNGVFGSIDANQGDLLLGWDTDQFPTNIYDTTLCMYEVLKAGGFTTGGLNFDSKVRRGSFEPIDLFYAHIAGMDAFAKGLKIAHKMVSDGKFEKVVEDRYASFKSGIGSDIVNGKVGFKELEKYVLDLGEVKNVSGRQEVLESMLNKYILED
- a CDS encoding aldose epimerase family protein codes for the protein MNIIREKFCDDHDQHEIYIYTLTNSNGMKVKITNFGGIVISIFVPDKYGNYEDVALGYERLQDYYENKPFFGAIIGRHANRIEDSCFEISGVEYHVEKNEGDNHLHGGTKGFHKVIWDAKIVEKNDIECLQLTYLSKDGEENYPGNLTVTVTYSLTYDNALKIDYHAVSDRDTVINLTNHAYFNLSGHGAGDITKHHLKIYADKFTPINEECLPTGEIREVKGTPLNFTTMKPISSGISSDDIQIKYGEGYDHNYILDISEEKLKLAAEVYDPESGRFMEVHTTKPGIQFYSGNNLVDVGAGKGNIQYKKRGGLCLETQYFPNSLKHKHFPSPVFSAGQEYKHTTIYKFLTI
- a CDS encoding ROK family transcriptional regulator; this encodes MTGKIVGNNRFLKEFNQTAILDMIRVHKAISRAELSKLTGLSPTAIGSIVSELLEMGYISESGIGESKGGRRPVLIELKPKSFYTIGIDMDVNYINFVLMDITSWIIEERTLGMPKSLVFKNVMKVIRGEIKKILKDYGITTERLLGIGMSVPGMVDSRDLKIIFAPNMGWEDIDVKDQFEDFSDIKVYVENEAMASAISENWIGTCQGISNFVCVNIKSGIGSGIFIDGKPYRGTSGITGEVGHMVVDSNGSKCRCGNYGCLETIASTTHMVDQAKRLVKSGIASKLNDISDVEDLSPKSIIDCAREGDEVSRNILLESARYLGLAISSIVNILSPQKVVLGKDFVHYSDIVLDHMKEIVMCKALKQTSKDVEITESKLGERASVLGSAIIPLKVFFGK
- the xylB gene encoding xylulokinase yields the protein MSFLLGIDIGTSGTKTVLFDEAGNTIASSVEEYPLYQPNIGWAEQDPEDWWKATCMTIRQVIQKGGIDAADIKGVGLSGQMHGAVLLDKNYNVLRRSIIWCDQRSSAECDQITSLIGKERLIEITANPALTGFTASKILWVRNNEPQVYEKVSKILLPKDYIRFKLTGEFATEVSDASGMQLMDIPGRKWSDEVLTKLEIDKGMLGKLYESQEVTGTVNKEASSLTGLKEGTIVVGGAGDQAAGAVGNGIVKPGVVSSTIGTSGVVFAFSQNVSIDPKGRVHTFCHAVPNTWHIMGVTQGAGLSLKWFRDNFCIEEKRTAELMGIDPYMLMDKEAEKVAAGCSGLIYLPYLMGERTPHLDPNAKGVFFGLSAKHEKPDMVRAVMEGVVYSLKDCLEIIREMGVNVSEVRASGGGGKSPLWRQMQSDVFGTEITTINSSEGPALGVALLAGVGAGIYNSVTEACDKVISVKTRQQADMGLNSRYNKFYDIYKRLYISLKKDFADLSSIL